The uncultured Desulfuromonas sp. genome has a segment encoding these proteins:
- a CDS encoding flagellar hook basal-body protein, giving the protein MTSGLYGALSGAVAKMEIVDIVGNNLSNISTLGYKKDRIQFSAMLTDAQQNQQTAGNNYTYVGESKTVYSQGMTVDTKNEYDVAISGDGFFKIRDDDGIHYTRLGGFDRGLGGVLMTRTGAEVLSADNKPIIVPEGPIMIDERGRILGEEGEVGQIALMNPDTELLVKEGLGRYRYAGDDREVQPADDSQILQGHLEQSNVNAMEETTLMMTSLRAFESYQKAMKNYLDLESKVTEIGSL; this is encoded by the coding sequence ATGACATCTGGACTGTATGGTGCGTTAAGCGGTGCTGTTGCAAAAATGGAAATCGTCGACATTGTCGGCAACAATTTGTCCAATATCAGTACTCTGGGCTACAAAAAAGACCGCATCCAATTCAGTGCAATGCTCACAGATGCTCAGCAAAACCAGCAAACAGCCGGTAACAACTACACCTACGTTGGCGAATCGAAGACGGTTTACTCCCAGGGGATGACGGTTGACACCAAGAATGAGTATGACGTGGCCATCAGCGGTGATGGCTTTTTCAAGATTCGTGATGACGATGGTATCCATTACACGCGTCTGGGTGGTTTTGACCGTGGCCTCGGCGGCGTGTTGATGACGCGTACGGGCGCGGAAGTGCTTAGCGCCGATAATAAGCCGATTATTGTACCGGAAGGGCCGATCATGATTGATGAACGTGGACGGATTCTCGGTGAAGAAGGCGAGGTTGGCCAGATTGCGCTGATGAACCCGGACACCGAGCTGTTGGTCAAGGAAGGGCTTGGTCGTTATCGGTATGCCGGCGATGATCGCGAAGTTCAGCCGGCTGATGACAGTCAGATTCTTCAAGGCCACCTGGAACAATCCAATGTCAACGCCATGGAAGAAACCACGTTGATGATGACCAGTTTGCGTGCCTTTGAAAGTTATCAGAAAGCCATGAAAAACTATCTCGATCTCGAAAGCAAAGTCACCGAGATCGGCTCGCTTTAA
- the flgG gene encoding flagellar basal-body rod protein FlgG, producing MIRALWTAATGMESQQTNIDVIANNLANVNTSGFKKSRADFQELLYQVSKSPGSSTSADTVSPTGIQVGLGSRTAAVQKVFSTGDMMQTENELDLAVEGRGFFQVEMPDGTTAYTRSGALKKDGDGRLTTSEGYLLTPQIVIPENTTSISIGQDGTVDVFLDGDSTSTEIGVLELATFSNESGLRSMGRNLYVETVSSGVATTGVPGENGMGTLSQGYLEGSNVSVMEEMVNMIAGQRAYEVNSKAIQTADEMLQMTNNLV from the coding sequence ATGATCAGAGCATTGTGGACCGCCGCAACCGGCATGGAATCGCAGCAGACCAATATCGATGTGATTGCCAACAACCTTGCCAATGTCAACACCAGCGGCTTTAAAAAAAGTCGCGCGGACTTTCAGGAGTTGCTCTATCAGGTCAGTAAATCTCCGGGCAGTTCGACCTCCGCGGATACCGTGTCGCCGACAGGGATTCAGGTCGGACTCGGTTCGCGTACCGCTGCGGTGCAAAAAGTGTTCAGCACCGGTGATATGATGCAGACCGAAAATGAGTTGGATCTGGCCGTTGAAGGGCGCGGATTTTTCCAGGTTGAAATGCCCGATGGTACCACCGCCTATACCCGCTCCGGTGCGTTGAAAAAAGATGGCGACGGACGCTTGACTACCTCTGAAGGCTATCTGTTGACACCGCAGATTGTCATTCCCGAAAATACCACCAGCATCTCCATTGGTCAGGATGGAACCGTAGACGTGTTTCTCGATGGTGACTCGACATCAACGGAGATCGGTGTGCTCGAGCTGGCGACATTCAGTAACGAATCGGGTCTGCGCAGTATGGGGCGAAATCTGTATGTTGAAACCGTTTCTTCCGGTGTGGCCACGACGGGAGTTCCCGGAGAGAATGGCATGGGGACATTGTCTCAAGGTTATCTGGAAGGGTCCAATGTCAGTGTCATGGAAGAGATGGTCAACATGATCGCAGGTCAGCGCGCTTATGAAGTCAATTCCAAAGCGATTCAGACTGCGGATGAAATGCTTCAAATGACGAACAACCTGGTCTAG